One stretch of Ptiloglossa arizonensis isolate GNS036 chromosome 7, iyPtiAriz1_principal, whole genome shotgun sequence DNA includes these proteins:
- the LOC143149013 gene encoding E3 ubiquitin-protein ligase MARCHF8 isoform X3, whose amino-acid sequence MRYTVCYGERTVFCNEESTYATVVTIIPDHCHSSVSTLSSSNHDICRICHCEGEEGAPLLAPCYCSGSLRYVHQACLQQWIKASDTRACELCKFTFIMHAKTKPFCEWEKLEMSALEIRKLWCAVAFHAVAALCVAWSLYVLVERSVEEARRGYVDWSFWTKLIVVVIGSTGGIVFMCIQCKAYIILYRKWRAFNRVIFIQNAPEKVVLPPSPTGSLREVTLPLKDPTASMPELNHTLLPRNIDPPCASQMVKSDSAAPPQRHDAQLKLYVFDKLSSSEDNL is encoded by the exons ATGAGATACACAGTCTGTTATGGAGAAAGGACTGTATTCTGCAATGAA GAATCAACATATGCAACAGTAGTTACAATCATACCAGATCATTGTCACTCATCTGTGAGCACATTGTCTTCAAGCAATCATGATATTTGCAG AATATGTCATTGTGAAGGTGAAGAAGGTGCTCCTCTTTTAGCACCTTGTTATTGCAGTGGCAGTTTGCGCTATGTACATCAGGCTTGCCTTCAACAATGGATCAAAGCTTCAGATACGCGTGCTTGTGAATTATGTAAATTCACATTTATTATGCATGCTAAAACAAAACCATTCTGTGAG TGGGAAAAACTTGAAATGTCAGCCCTAGAAATTCGTAAGTTATGGTGTGCAGTTGCTTTCCATGCAGTAGCTGCACTTTGTGTGGCTTGGTCTTTATATGTACTTGTAGAACGATCTGTGGAAGAAGCAAGACGTGGATATGTGGACTGGTCTTTTTGGACTAAGCTAATAGTTGTTGTAATTGGTTCTACAGGAGGGATAGTTTTCATGTGCATTCAATGCAAAGCATACATTATTCTATACAGAAAGTGGCGAGCATTTAACAG agtaatatttattcaaaatgcTCCTGAGAAAGTGGTGCTTCCTCCCTCACCTACAGGCTCTTTGAGAGAAGTAACATTGCCTCTAAAGGATCCAACTGCCTCGATGCCCGAGCTCAATCATACCTTACTACCCCGTAACATAGATCCTCCATGTGCCTCGCAGATGGTAAAATCAGATTCTGCCGCGCCTCCACAAAGGCACGACGCTCAATTGAAACTTTATGTATTTGATAAATTGTCCTCATCAGAAGACAACTTGTAA
- the LOC143149013 gene encoding E3 ubiquitin-protein ligase MARCHF8 isoform X2 translates to MPVHQINVNPPDWQPPLSLGPSNNNSPAAGEGLPEWTPRESTYATVVTIIPDHCHSSVSTLSSSNHDICRICHCEGEEGAPLLAPCYCSGSLRYVHQACLQQWIKASDTRACELCKFTFIMHAKTKPFCEWEKLEMSALEIRKLWCAVAFHAVAALCVAWSLYVLVERSVEEARRGYVDWSFWTKLIVVVIGSTGGIVFMCIQCKAYIILYRKWRAFNRVIFIQNAPEKVVLPPSPTGSLREVTLPLKDPTASMPELNHTLLPRNIDPPCASQMVKSDSAAPPQRHDAQLKLYVFDKLSSSEDNL, encoded by the exons ATGCCGGTTCATCAGATCAATGTTAATCCGCCTGACTGGCAACCACCTCTGTCTCTTGGTCCTTCCAATAACAATAGTCCTGCTGCTGGTGAAGGTTTACCAGAATGGACGCCAAGG GAATCAACATATGCAACAGTAGTTACAATCATACCAGATCATTGTCACTCATCTGTGAGCACATTGTCTTCAAGCAATCATGATATTTGCAG AATATGTCATTGTGAAGGTGAAGAAGGTGCTCCTCTTTTAGCACCTTGTTATTGCAGTGGCAGTTTGCGCTATGTACATCAGGCTTGCCTTCAACAATGGATCAAAGCTTCAGATACGCGTGCTTGTGAATTATGTAAATTCACATTTATTATGCATGCTAAAACAAAACCATTCTGTGAG TGGGAAAAACTTGAAATGTCAGCCCTAGAAATTCGTAAGTTATGGTGTGCAGTTGCTTTCCATGCAGTAGCTGCACTTTGTGTGGCTTGGTCTTTATATGTACTTGTAGAACGATCTGTGGAAGAAGCAAGACGTGGATATGTGGACTGGTCTTTTTGGACTAAGCTAATAGTTGTTGTAATTGGTTCTACAGGAGGGATAGTTTTCATGTGCATTCAATGCAAAGCATACATTATTCTATACAGAAAGTGGCGAGCATTTAACAG agtaatatttattcaaaatgcTCCTGAGAAAGTGGTGCTTCCTCCCTCACCTACAGGCTCTTTGAGAGAAGTAACATTGCCTCTAAAGGATCCAACTGCCTCGATGCCCGAGCTCAATCATACCTTACTACCCCGTAACATAGATCCTCCATGTGCCTCGCAGATGGTAAAATCAGATTCTGCCGCGCCTCCACAAAGGCACGACGCTCAATTGAAACTTTATGTATTTGATAAATTGTCCTCATCAGAAGACAACTTGTAA
- the Asprs-m gene encoding aspartyl-tRNA synthetase, mitochondrial isoform X1: MFKFRNYVALKNQFLKLFFINDSCNQKLMTKYCSVLLVYTHNLAVQKHAAVKQSIQPVNKFTLRTHTCGELNIQNVGDNVQLYGWLEFQRMNKFVTLRDAYGSTQLIIADDKEDIKEIVKDLTFESVINVEGIVIERPKCQQNKRMITGDIEVKVESLKVLNVSKPNLPLFIREFNKAKEATQMKYRYLSLRYSELQRNLRLRSQVIAKMRAYLIGECSFVDIETPTLFKSTPGGAHEFIVPTKHPGKFYSLVQSPQQFKQLLMIGGFDRYFQVAKCYRDETAKHDRQPEFTQLDIEMSFVDSKGIMTLIENLLVHSWPEESEPIFSPFKCLTYNETMELYGTDKPDLRIPQKFHRLTKIIDYSILKENFKMEWNENFEIYALVFSNKHDFLTKSVKKNISQLQQYFPSVKLFQLKVLNKSPTTELNKTYSNIVKDNVYQELNLNEGDVLFLACGEKLSTQSLLGKVRIEFTNHLESKGLRIRASENEILWITDFPLFSFNTETNQLETMHHPFTQPHSDDIQYLSENPRKVRGLHYDLVMNGSEIGGGSIRIHKANLQRQILKMLNIDESCIAHMLDALEYGAPPHGGIALGLDRLMCLLCKAESIRSVIAFPKTMEGRDLMSGAPVPISNEEKMLYHIQTI, encoded by the exons ATGTTTAAATTTCGCAATTATGTTGCGTTAAAAAATCAGTTTCTTAAATTGTTTTTTATAAATGATTCATGTAACCAAAAA cTCATGACAAAATATTGTTCAGTGCTACTAGTCTATACACATAATCTGGCTGTTCAAAAACATGCTGCAGTGAAACAAAGTATACAACCTGttaataaatttactttaaGGACTCATACATGTGGTGAATTGAATATTCAAAATGTAGGAGATAATGTTCAATTATATGGTTGGTTGGAGTTTCAGAGAATGAACAAATTTGTAACATTAAGAGATGCTTATGGTTCTACACAACTTATTATAGCAGATGAT aaagaGGATATAAAAGAGATAGTTAAAGATTTGACTTTTGAGAGTGTAATAAATGTAGAAGGTATAGTAATTGAGAGACCAAAGTGTCAACAAAATAAACGCATGATAACTGGAGATATTgaagtaaaagtagaatctttaAAAGTTTTAAATGTCTCAAAACCAAATCTTCCACTCTTTATTAGAGAATTTAATAAAGCAAAGGAAGCCACACAGATGAAATATAGATATCTATCTTTGAGATATTCtgaattacaaagaaatttgAGATTACGTTCACAAGTTATTGCAAAAATGAGAGCATATTTAATCGGAGAATGTAGTTTTGTGGATATAGAAACCCCAACATTGTTCAAAAGTACTCCTGGA GGTGCTCATGAATTTATTGTCCCAACAAAACACCcaggaaaattttattctttagtACAGAGTCCTCAACAATTTAAACAATTACTAATGATTGGTGGATTTGACAGGTACTTTCAAGTTGCTAAATGTTACAGAGATGAAACTGCTAAACATGACAGACAACCTGAATTTACCCAG CTGGACATAGAAATGTCATTCGTTGATTCCAAAGGAATAATGacattaattgaaaatttattagtaCATTCTTGGCCTGAAGAATCAGAACCAATATTTAGTCCTTTTAAGTGCCTCACATATAATGAAACAATGGAACTGTATGGTACAGATAAACCAGATTTAAGAATCCCACAAAAA TTTCATCGACttacaaaaataattgattattcaatattaaaagaaaattttaaaatggAATGGAATGAGAACTTTGAAATTTATGCCCTAGTTTTCTCTAATAAACAT GATTTCCTTACAAAAtctgttaaaaaaaatatatctcaACTACAGCAATATTTTCCTTCTGTAAAATTATTCCAATTAAAAGTACTTAACAAATCACCAACTACAGAATtgaataaaacttattcaaacATTGTAAAAGATAATGTATATcaggaattaaatttaaatgaagGAGATGTTCTATTTTTAGCTTGTGGAGAGAAACTTTCTACC CAATCACTtttgggaaaagtgcgtattGAATTTACAAATCATTTAGAGAGTAAAGGTTTAAGAATTCGTGCTTCTGAGAATGAAATATTATGGATTACggattttccattattttcatttaatactGAAACAAATCAATTGGAAACCATGCATCATCCATTCACGCAACCTCATTCAGATGATATTCAGTATCTTTCCGAGAATCCAAGAAAG gtAAGAGGATTGCATTATGATTTAGTTATGAATGGTTCAGAGATTGGAGGAGGATCAATACGAATTCATAAAGCGAATTTGCAAAGACAAATActgaaaatgttaaatatagACGAATCATGTATAGCACACATGCTTGATGCTTTGGAATATGGTGCACCACCTCATGGTGGAATTGCTCTag GACTGGATCGCTTAATGTGTTTACTATGTAAAGCAGAAAGCATAAGAAGTGTGATAGCATTCCCAAAAACTATGGAAGGTCGAGATTTGATGTCAGGAGCACCAGTTCCAATTTCTAACGAAGAGAAAATGTTATATCACATACAAACAATATAA
- the Wdr82 gene encoding WD repeat domain 82: protein MKLVDHVVRSFKVAKVFRENSDRINSIDFSPNGDTLISCSEDDQIVIYDCEKGTQVRTVNSKKYGVDLIHFTHAKNTAIHSSTKIDDTIRYLSLHDNKYIRYFPGHSKKVVSLCISPIEDTFLSGSLDKSLRLWDLRSPNCHGVMNVSGRPVAAYDPEGLIFAAGVNSESIKLYDLRSFDKGPFVTFKLSQEKECDWTGLKFSRDGKTILISTNGSTIRLIDAFHGTPLQTFAGYLNNKGIAIEASFSPDSQFVFSGSTDGRVHVWNAETGYKVCVLNGDHPAPVQCIQFNPKYMMLASACTNMAFWLPTVDESA from the coding sequence ATGAAGCTCGTTGACCACGTGGTGAGGAGCTTCAAGGTGGCCAAGGTTTTCCGTGAAAATTCCGACCGCATAAACAGCATCGACTTTTCACCGAACGGGGACACTTTGATCTCTTGCTCAGAGGATGACCAGATCGTGATATATGACTGTGAGAAAGGCACTCAGGTGCGTACAGTCAATTCTAAGAAGTATGGTGTAGATTTAATTCATTTTACCCACGCGAAGAACACCGCGATACACAGCAGTACCAAGATTGATGACACAATTCGTTATCTAAGTCTACATGACAACAAATATATAAGATATTTCCCAGGTCATAGCAAGAAAGTTGTATCATTATGTATCAGTCCTATAGAAGATACATTTCTTTCTGGTTCTTTAGATAAATCCTTAAGACTGTGGGATTTACGTTCACCTAATTGTCATGGTGTTATGAATGTTTCTGGACGTCCAGTTGCTGCATATGATCCAGAAGGTCTCATTTTTGCTGCAGGTGTCAATTCAGAGTCTATAAAATTATATGATTTACGCAGTTTTGATAAGGGACCATTTGTCACATTCAAATTGTCACAAGAAAAAGAATGTGATTGGACAGGATTAAAGTTCAGCAGAGATGGCAAAACAATCTTGATTTCTACGAATGGCAGCACAATTCGTTTGATCGATGCATTTCATGGTACACCATTACAAACATTTGCTGGTTACTTGAATAATAAAGGAATTGCAATAGAGGCTAGTTTTAGTCCTGATTCACAATTTGTATTCAGTGGATCTACAGATGGTAGAGTGCACGTATGGAATGCTGAAACAGGATACAAAGTTTGTGTGCTTAATGGCGATCATCCAGCACCTGTCCAATGTATTCAATTTAATCCTAAGTATATGATGTTAGCATCAGCCTGTACCAACATGGCATTTTGGTTACCTACTGTTGACGAAAGTGCATAA
- the LOC143149226 gene encoding U6 snRNA-associated Sm-like protein LSm4 yields the protein MLPLSLLRTAQNHPMLVELKNGETYNGHLVSCDSWMNINLREVICTSRDGDKFWRMPECYIRGSTIKYLRIPDEVIDMVKEDVQMKSRGRGEMKGRGQSQRGRGSGRGTFGRGGRGPAPLGRGGGNQGGNKSQNKARTK from the exons atg TTACCTTTATCATTATTAAGGACAGCACAGAATCATCCTATG cTCGTCGAGctcaaaaatggagaaacgtacaatggaCATTTGGTTAGCTGTGATAGTTGGATGAATATAAATCTCAGAGAGGTTATTTGCACGTCCAGG GATGGTGATAAATTTTGGAGAATGCCAGAATGTTACATTCGGGGCAGTACAATTAAATATCTACGAATACCTGATGAAGTTATAGATATGGTAAAGGAAGATGTACAAATGAAATCCAGGGGACGTGGCGAAATGAAAGGAAGAGGACAAAGTCAAAGAGGACGTGGTAGTGGAAGAG GTACTTTTGGTCGTGGTGGAAGAGGTCCTGCACCCCTTGGTCGTGGCGGAGGTAATCAGGGGGGTAATAAATCTCAAAATAAAGCAAGAACCAAATGA
- the LOC143149013 gene encoding E3 ubiquitin-protein ligase MARCHF8 isoform X1 — MRYTVCYGERTVFCNERVMPVHQINVNPPDWQPPLSLGPSNNNSPAAGEGLPEWTPRESTYATVVTIIPDHCHSSVSTLSSSNHDICRICHCEGEEGAPLLAPCYCSGSLRYVHQACLQQWIKASDTRACELCKFTFIMHAKTKPFCEWEKLEMSALEIRKLWCAVAFHAVAALCVAWSLYVLVERSVEEARRGYVDWSFWTKLIVVVIGSTGGIVFMCIQCKAYIILYRKWRAFNRVIFIQNAPEKVVLPPSPTGSLREVTLPLKDPTASMPELNHTLLPRNIDPPCASQMVKSDSAAPPQRHDAQLKLYVFDKLSSSEDNL; from the exons ATGAGATACACAGTCTGTTATGGAGAAAGGACTGTATTCTGCAATGAA AGAGTGATGCCGGTTCATCAGATCAATGTTAATCCGCCTGACTGGCAACCACCTCTGTCTCTTGGTCCTTCCAATAACAATAGTCCTGCTGCTGGTGAAGGTTTACCAGAATGGACGCCAAGG GAATCAACATATGCAACAGTAGTTACAATCATACCAGATCATTGTCACTCATCTGTGAGCACATTGTCTTCAAGCAATCATGATATTTGCAG AATATGTCATTGTGAAGGTGAAGAAGGTGCTCCTCTTTTAGCACCTTGTTATTGCAGTGGCAGTTTGCGCTATGTACATCAGGCTTGCCTTCAACAATGGATCAAAGCTTCAGATACGCGTGCTTGTGAATTATGTAAATTCACATTTATTATGCATGCTAAAACAAAACCATTCTGTGAG TGGGAAAAACTTGAAATGTCAGCCCTAGAAATTCGTAAGTTATGGTGTGCAGTTGCTTTCCATGCAGTAGCTGCACTTTGTGTGGCTTGGTCTTTATATGTACTTGTAGAACGATCTGTGGAAGAAGCAAGACGTGGATATGTGGACTGGTCTTTTTGGACTAAGCTAATAGTTGTTGTAATTGGTTCTACAGGAGGGATAGTTTTCATGTGCATTCAATGCAAAGCATACATTATTCTATACAGAAAGTGGCGAGCATTTAACAG agtaatatttattcaaaatgcTCCTGAGAAAGTGGTGCTTCCTCCCTCACCTACAGGCTCTTTGAGAGAAGTAACATTGCCTCTAAAGGATCCAACTGCCTCGATGCCCGAGCTCAATCATACCTTACTACCCCGTAACATAGATCCTCCATGTGCCTCGCAGATGGTAAAATCAGATTCTGCCGCGCCTCCACAAAGGCACGACGCTCAATTGAAACTTTATGTATTTGATAAATTGTCCTCATCAGAAGACAACTTGTAA
- the Kua gene encoding plasmanylethanolamine desaturase Kua, with protein MDEIKVANLGQAASAACSMATNFLAPVKTERQIYENSMLEDDPNANSVVPTSQEDRTVPRWGPNHKGAQELANLYSTGKRTQECICVGICITLMVVNSIFILVRLRLENVSSIAMAAFCGIVTADFASGLVHWAADTWGSVELPILGKNFLRPFREHHIDPTSITRHDFIETNGDNFMVTIPFLCKLTWDFLILPESEIQQKFVWTCYWFLLAIFVAMTNQIHKWSHTYFGLPTWVVWLQEHRIILPRKHHRVHHVAPHETYFCITTGWLNWPMEKLRFWYILEVIIEKATGCKPRADDLKWAQKRS; from the exons ATGGATGAAATAAAAGTGGCGAACTTGGGCCAAGCGGCTTCAGCCGCGTGCTCGATGGCAACGAATTTCTTGGCGCCAGTGAAAACCGAACGGCAGATCTACGAGAATTCGATGCTCGAGGACGATCCCAATGCCAACTCGGTGGTGCCGACTTCGCAAGAAGACAGAACCGTGCCGAGATGGGGCCCTAATCATAAGGGCGCCCAAGAACTCGCAAATCTCTACAGCACTG GAAAGAGGACGCAGGAGTGCATTTGCGTCGGTATCTGCATTACACTTATGGTGGTTAATTCAATATTTATCCTCGTCAGGTTACGATTAGAAAATGTAAGTTCAATCGCGATGGCAGCATTTTGCGGCATCGTTACGGCAGATTTCGCATCTGGATTAGTTCATTGGGCCGCCGATACATGGGGCTCCGTGGAACTTCCAATTCTCGGAAAG AATTTTTTGAGACCATTTCGGGAGCATCATATTGATCCAACAAGTATAACGAGGCATGATTTTATAGAAACTAATGGTGATAATTTCATGGTCACAATACCATTCCTTTGCAAATTAACATGGGATTTTTTAATTCTCCCAGAATCAGAGATTCAGCAAAAGTTTGTTTGGacctgttactggtttctacttgcaatttTTGTTGCAATGACTAATCAG atacataaatGGTCTCACACGTATTTTGGCCTACCTACCTGGGTTGTTTGGTTACAGGAACACAGAATTATATTACCAAGAAAACATCATCGTGTGCACCATGTTGCACCGCATGAAACTTACTTCTGTATTACTACTGGATGGTTAAATTGGCCAATGGAAAAACTTCGTTTTTGGTACATTCTAGAAGTTATCATTGAGAAAGCTACTGGTTGCAAGCCAAGAGCAGATGATTTGAAATGGGCACAGAAGCGGTCTTGA
- the Asprs-m gene encoding aspartyl-tRNA synthetase, mitochondrial isoform X2, producing MFKFRNYVALKNQFLKLFFINDSCNQKLMTKYCSVLLVYTHNLAVQKHAAVKQSIQPVNKFTLRTHTCGELNIQNVGDNVQLYGWLEFQRMNKFVTLRDAYGSTQLIIADDKEDIKEIVKDLTFESVINVEGIVIERPKCQQNKRMITGDIEVKVESLKVLNVSKPNLPLFIREFNKAKEATQMKYRYLSLRYSELQRNLRLRSQVIAKMRAYLIGECSFVDIETPTLFKSTPGGAHEFIVPTKHPGKFYSLVQSPQQFKQLLMIGGFDRYFQVAKCYRDETAKHDRQPEFTQLDIEMSFVDSKGIMTLIENLLVHSWPEESEPIFSPFKCLTYNETMELYGTDKPDLRIPQKFHRLTKIIDYSILKENFKMEWNENFEIYALVFSNKHDFLTKSVKKNISQLQQYFPSVKLFQLKVLNKSPTTELNKTYSNIVKDNVYQELNLNEGDVLFLACGEKLSTVRGLHYDLVMNGSEIGGGSIRIHKANLQRQILKMLNIDESCIAHMLDALEYGAPPHGGIALGLDRLMCLLCKAESIRSVIAFPKTMEGRDLMSGAPVPISNEEKMLYHIQTI from the exons ATGTTTAAATTTCGCAATTATGTTGCGTTAAAAAATCAGTTTCTTAAATTGTTTTTTATAAATGATTCATGTAACCAAAAA cTCATGACAAAATATTGTTCAGTGCTACTAGTCTATACACATAATCTGGCTGTTCAAAAACATGCTGCAGTGAAACAAAGTATACAACCTGttaataaatttactttaaGGACTCATACATGTGGTGAATTGAATATTCAAAATGTAGGAGATAATGTTCAATTATATGGTTGGTTGGAGTTTCAGAGAATGAACAAATTTGTAACATTAAGAGATGCTTATGGTTCTACACAACTTATTATAGCAGATGAT aaagaGGATATAAAAGAGATAGTTAAAGATTTGACTTTTGAGAGTGTAATAAATGTAGAAGGTATAGTAATTGAGAGACCAAAGTGTCAACAAAATAAACGCATGATAACTGGAGATATTgaagtaaaagtagaatctttaAAAGTTTTAAATGTCTCAAAACCAAATCTTCCACTCTTTATTAGAGAATTTAATAAAGCAAAGGAAGCCACACAGATGAAATATAGATATCTATCTTTGAGATATTCtgaattacaaagaaatttgAGATTACGTTCACAAGTTATTGCAAAAATGAGAGCATATTTAATCGGAGAATGTAGTTTTGTGGATATAGAAACCCCAACATTGTTCAAAAGTACTCCTGGA GGTGCTCATGAATTTATTGTCCCAACAAAACACCcaggaaaattttattctttagtACAGAGTCCTCAACAATTTAAACAATTACTAATGATTGGTGGATTTGACAGGTACTTTCAAGTTGCTAAATGTTACAGAGATGAAACTGCTAAACATGACAGACAACCTGAATTTACCCAG CTGGACATAGAAATGTCATTCGTTGATTCCAAAGGAATAATGacattaattgaaaatttattagtaCATTCTTGGCCTGAAGAATCAGAACCAATATTTAGTCCTTTTAAGTGCCTCACATATAATGAAACAATGGAACTGTATGGTACAGATAAACCAGATTTAAGAATCCCACAAAAA TTTCATCGACttacaaaaataattgattattcaatattaaaagaaaattttaaaatggAATGGAATGAGAACTTTGAAATTTATGCCCTAGTTTTCTCTAATAAACAT GATTTCCTTACAAAAtctgttaaaaaaaatatatctcaACTACAGCAATATTTTCCTTCTGTAAAATTATTCCAATTAAAAGTACTTAACAAATCACCAACTACAGAATtgaataaaacttattcaaacATTGTAAAAGATAATGTATATcaggaattaaatttaaatgaagGAGATGTTCTATTTTTAGCTTGTGGAGAGAAACTTTCTACC gtAAGAGGATTGCATTATGATTTAGTTATGAATGGTTCAGAGATTGGAGGAGGATCAATACGAATTCATAAAGCGAATTTGCAAAGACAAATActgaaaatgttaaatatagACGAATCATGTATAGCACACATGCTTGATGCTTTGGAATATGGTGCACCACCTCATGGTGGAATTGCTCTag GACTGGATCGCTTAATGTGTTTACTATGTAAAGCAGAAAGCATAAGAAGTGTGATAGCATTCCCAAAAACTATGGAAGGTCGAGATTTGATGTCAGGAGCACCAGTTCCAATTTCTAACGAAGAGAAAATGTTATATCACATACAAACAATATAA
- the Hel25e gene encoding ATP-dependent RNA helicase 25E, with translation MADNDDLLDYEDEEQTEQVVDGSGDIPAKKEVKGTYVSIHSSGFRDFLLKPEILRAIVDCGFEHPSEVQHECIPQAVLGMDILCQAKSGMGKTAVFVLATLQQLELTENQVYVLVMCHTRELAFQISKEYERFSKYMPHVKVGVFFGGLPIQKDEDVLKNTCPHIVVGTPGRILALVRNKKLNLKHLKHFILDECDKMLELLDMRRDVQEIFRSTPHGKQVMMFSATLSKEIRPVCKKFMQDPMEVYVDDEAKLTLHGLQQHYVKLKENEKNKKLFELLDVLEFNQVVIFVKSVQRCMALAQLLTEQNFPAIGIHRGMTQEERLSRYQQFKDFQKRILVATNLFGRGMDIERVNIVFNYDMPEDSDTYLHRVARAGRFGTKGLAITLVSDESDAKILNDVQERFDVNITELPDEIDLASYIEGR, from the exons ATGGCGGATAATGATGATCTTTTGGATTATGAAGATGAGGAACAGACTGAACAAGTAGTTGATGGAAGTGGGGACATACCTGCTAAAAAAGAAGTCAAGGGTACATATGTATCTATCCACAGTAGTGGATTTAGAGATTTTCTTCTAAAACCTGAAATATTACGTGCAATTGTTGATTGCGGTTTTGAGCACCCATCTGAAG TACAACATGAATGTATTCCTCAAGCAGTGCTTGGAATGGATATATTGTGTCAAGCAAAGTCTGGTATGGGGAAaacagctgtatttgtattaGCAACTCTACAACAATTAGAATTAACAGAAAATCAAGTTTATGTTCTTGTCATGTGCCACACACGAGAACTTGCTTTTCAAATTAGTAAAGAATATGAAAGATTTAGCAAATATATGCCTCATGTGAAG GTTGGAGTATTTTTTGGTGGTTTGCCAATTCAAAAAGATGAAGATGTTTTGAAGAACACATGTCCTCATATTGTTGTGGGAACGCCAGGTCGTATACTTGCTCTTGTACGGAATAAGAAATTGAACCTGAAACACCTGAAACATTTTATACTTGACGAGTGTGATAAAATGCTTGAATTGCTAG ataTGCGTAGGGATGTACAGGAAATATTTAGAAGCACTCCACACGGCAAGCAAGTCATGATGTTCAGCGCTACATTATCCAAGGAGATACGTCCTGTCTGCAAAAAATTTATGCAAGAT CCCATGGAAGTCTACGTGGATGATGAAGCGAAACTCACATTGCATGGCCTACAGCAGCATTATGTCAAACTTAAGGAGAATGAAAAGAACAAGAAGCTATTTGAATTACTTGATGTTCTTGAATTCAACCAG GTTGTTATCTTTGTAAAATCTGTACAAAGGTGTATGGCTTTGGCACAACTTCTAACAGAACAAAATTTTCCTGCTATTGGAATACATAGGGGCATGACTCAAGAAGAACGATTATCAAGATATCAACAGTTCAAAGACTTTCAAAAG CGCATTCTTGTAGCTACAAATTTGTTTGGACGTGGCATGGATATTGAACGCGTAAACATAGTATTCAATTATGATATGCCAGAAGATTCTGATACTTATCTACATCGAGTAGCTAGAGCTGGACGTTTTGGTACTAAG gGTCTCGCTATTACGTTAGTAAGTGACGAAAGTGACGCTAAGATATTAAATGACGTCCAAGAAAGATTCGATGTTAATATTACAGAATTGCCAGATGAGATAGATTTAGCTTCATATA ttgAAGGACGATAA